The Setaria italica strain Yugu1 chromosome IX, Setaria_italica_v2.0, whole genome shotgun sequence genome has a window encoding:
- the LOC101764887 gene encoding omega-hydroxypalmitate O-feruloyl transferase, producing MKVTRSEPVLVHPAGDAAATVAEEYYFLSNLDQNVSVPMKTVHVFTSSSDNAASLMRESLSRVLPSYYPFQGALAVRPDGRLAVRNDRRGVPFVEAAADGELREVTDGDVSAPGAAEALANLVYTVRTGGEDATEEASSLLTVQVTTFKCGGLVLGLAMNHCLADGQSAAEFLRSWAEVARGVPLSTSPFLDRSLQSARPVPTISFPHDEFAEIDDVSGLAGVFGGDVPFVYRSFTFDASKLERLKKAASEDAAASTTTTTCSTFVALTAFVWVVRTRALRMRPEQRSKLLFAVDGRRRVEPPLPRGFWGNAVIFACCISDAGDLLGRPLSAAARSIQDAIARTDDAFIRSAIDYIERNRGARPSLTATTLVTAWNRLGLDTADFGWGQAVHSGPAELPQKEVVMILGGDRDSQSKVLVMGLPLSCVQVFEEMVDQV from the coding sequence ATGAAGGTGACGAGGTCGGAACCGGTGCTAGTGCACCCCGCCGGTGACGCCGCGGCGACCGTCGCCGAAGAGTACTACTTCCTCTCCAACCTCGACCAGAACGTCTCCGTGCCCATGAAGACCGTGCACGTCTTCACCTCGTCCAGCGACAACGCGGCCTCGCTGATGAGGGAATCCCTGAGCAGGGTGCTCCCGAGCTACTACCCCTTCCAGGGCGCCCTGGCCGTGCGCCCCGACGGGAGGCTCGCCGTCCGGAACGACCGCCGCGGCGTGCCGTtcgtcgaggcggcggccgacggcgagctGCGGGAGGTCACGGACGGCGACGTGtccgcgcccggcgccgccgaggctcTCGCAAACCTCGTGTACACCGTCCGCACGGGAGGCGAGGACGCCACGGAGGAGGCGTCGTCCTTGCTGACCGTGCAGGTGACCACGTTCAAGTgcggcggcctcgtcctcgGGCTCGCCATGAACCACTGCCTCGCCGACGGCCAGTCCGCCGCCGAGTTCCTGCGCTCCTGGGCGGAGGTGGCTCGCGGCGTGCCCCTGTCCACCTCGCCGTTCCTCGACCGCAGCTTGCAGAGCGCCAGGCCCGTCCCCACGATCAGCTTCCCGCACGACGAGTTCGCGGAGATCGACGACGTCTCCGGCCTCGCCGGCGTGTTCGGCGGCGACGTCCCGTTCGTGTACCGCTCCTTCACCTTCGACGCCAGCAAGCTGGAGAGGCTGAAGAAAGCCGCGAGCGaagacgccgccgcctcgaccaccACCACGACGTGCTCGACCTTCGTCGCCCTCACGGCGTTCGTCTGGGTAGTGAGGACGCGGGCCCTGAGGATGCGGCCCGAACAGCGGAGCAAGCTGCTGTTCGCCgtggacggccggcggcgcgtcgagccgccgctgccgcgcggGTTCTGGGGCAACGCCGTCATCTTCGCCTGCTGCATCTCCGACGCCGGCGACCTCCTCGGCCGGCCGCTGTCCGCGGCCGCCCGTTCCATCCAGGATGCCATCGCCCGCACCGACGACGCGTTCATCCGCTCCGCCATCGACTACATCGAGCGGAACCGGGGCGCTCGCCCGTCGCTAACGGCGACGACGCTGGTCACCGCTTGGAACCGCCTTGGGCTTGACACCGCGGATTTTGGGTGGGGTCAGGCCGTCCACTCGGGTCCGGCGGAGCTGCCGCAGAAAGAGGTCGTCATGATCCTGGGCGGCGACCGTGATAGCCAGAGCAAGGTGCTGGTAATGGGGTTGCCTCTTTCCTGTGTGCAAGTGTTCGAGGAAATGGTAGATCAGGTGTGA